One Candidatus Berkelbacteria bacterium genomic region harbors:
- a CDS encoding UDP-N-acetylmuramoyl-L-alanyl-D-glutamate--2,6-diaminopimelate ligase yields the protein MQLKSLIRSIIPKSVLNVYHLCRAVLAASLAGFPGRKLRIFGVTGTNGKTTTALFLHSILTERRLKTGLMSTVRFSDGIKMWRNDLKMGTLDSFKLQFLLRKMIGRGATEAIIEVTSHGLVQERVWGIPFDTVIFTNLTVDHLDYHPTKASYRGAKERLFARPHRVSVVNGDDPAAAEFLKYPAVRRLTYSLKNSTDVWASDIRDRQLKTHFVLHAGNEALSINLNLLGRFNVENALAAAAAALGANIDLETIKQGLERLQTSPGRMEFLNHGQSYQIILDYAHTPDGLKKVFETVRSDIKGRLIHVGGATGDRYKEKRPLLGALAGRYADIVIVTDEDPGSEDPAAIIQAVVSGVQKGAGRAKYFEHDRNFFTILRRDEAIRKALNLARVDDVVLITGKGDEEVMAVKSGHIPFSDRKVVEQALASRETR from the coding sequence ATGCAACTCAAATCGCTAATTCGCTCGATAATCCCAAAAAGCGTGCTCAATGTTTACCACCTTTGCCGGGCGGTGTTGGCGGCTAGTCTCGCAGGTTTTCCGGGGCGGAAGTTAAGAATCTTCGGCGTGACAGGCACGAACGGTAAAACAACCACTGCTTTGTTTTTACACAGTATTCTCACAGAACGCCGTCTAAAAACTGGCCTCATGAGCACCGTTCGTTTTTCTGATGGGATCAAGATGTGGCGCAACGATCTTAAAATGGGAACTCTGGATTCATTCAAACTCCAATTCTTGCTTCGAAAGATGATCGGTCGCGGCGCCACGGAGGCAATTATTGAGGTCACTTCGCATGGTTTGGTTCAAGAACGAGTTTGGGGAATTCCATTCGATACCGTTATTTTTACCAATCTCACAGTCGATCACCTAGACTATCATCCAACTAAAGCCAGTTATCGCGGCGCCAAAGAGCGTCTCTTCGCTCGGCCGCATCGGGTCAGCGTTGTTAATGGCGATGATCCAGCGGCGGCAGAGTTTCTGAAGTATCCAGCCGTCCGACGCTTAACTTATTCCCTTAAGAACTCAACCGATGTCTGGGCAAGTGATATTCGTGATCGCCAGCTGAAAACTCATTTCGTTCTACATGCTGGCAATGAAGCGCTCTCAATCAATTTGAATCTTCTCGGTCGATTTAACGTTGAAAATGCTTTGGCCGCCGCCGCCGCCGCGCTCGGCGCCAATATCGATCTCGAAACGATCAAACAGGGTTTGGAACGCTTGCAAACCTCGCCCGGGCGGATGGAATTTCTTAATCACGGCCAGAGTTATCAGATTATACTTGATTATGCGCACACGCCTGACGGATTGAAAAAAGTTTTTGAGACCGTTCGGTCGGATATAAAAGGTCGCTTAATTCATGTGGGTGGCGCCACAGGCGATCGATATAAAGAAAAACGGCCATTGCTTGGCGCCTTGGCGGGTAGATATGCCGATATCGTAATTGTGACCGACGAGGATCCGGGCAGTGAGGATCCAGCCGCAATTATTCAAGCCGTTGTTTCGGGTGTTCAAAAAGGCGCTGGCCGCGCCAAGTATTTTGAGCACGATCGGAACTTTTTTACCATTCTGCGGCGCGATGAAGCGATTCGTAAAGCTTTAAATCTTGCCCGAGTAGACGATGTGGTTTTAATTACTGGCAAGGGCGACGAAGAGGTCATGGCAGTCAAAAGCGGTCATATTCCATTTTCTGATCGCAAAGTCGTTGAGCAGGCACTTGCGAGCAGGGAGACAAGATGA
- a CDS encoding glycosyltransferase family 4 protein → MKIGIDMQTTVGQKTGFGFYVENLVNNLERIDRINEYKKLIPISRADYRSLERWWWDQVRIPQLARRFKIDLLHQPAFSAPILFPGPIVVTLHDLIAIHYGADIPLGSRLYFGKWMPFSYRYADHIIAISEHTKRDAIKLLGLDEAKITVIYEAADSVFQPIRDRESLTSIRAKYQTGDKFILHVGTLNPRKNLEFLVKVFAEVRKRVGHRWKLVITGQKGWYYEGLFKLVEKLGLQSAVVFTGYINDHDKPLLYNAASIFAFPSLYEGAGLPPLEAMSCGTPVVSSNTSSLPEMVGEGGILLSPTNLSAWARALTSLIADASLRRELAGKGRKQARRFSWERTAKETIRIYEATYARSRRASVR, encoded by the coding sequence ATGAAAATTGGTATTGACATGCAGACCACGGTTGGGCAGAAGACGGGTTTTGGTTTTTACGTTGAAAATTTGGTCAATAATCTTGAGCGCATTGATCGCATCAATGAGTATAAAAAGCTTATTCCAATTTCACGCGCCGACTATCGCTCGCTCGAACGCTGGTGGTGGGATCAAGTTCGAATTCCGCAACTTGCTCGTCGGTTCAAAATCGATCTTTTGCATCAGCCGGCTTTTTCCGCGCCGATTCTTTTTCCGGGGCCAATCGTCGTCACGCTCCATGATCTGATCGCGATTCACTATGGCGCCGATATCCCGCTCGGCTCGCGGCTTTATTTCGGCAAATGGATGCCGTTTTCCTACCGTTACGCAGATCATATTATTGCCATTTCTGAACATACTAAACGAGATGCGATTAAGCTTCTTGGCTTGGATGAGGCAAAAATCACAGTTATTTATGAGGCGGCCGATAGCGTTTTTCAACCGATCCGCGATCGAGAAAGCCTCACCAGTATTCGCGCTAAATACCAAACAGGCGATAAGTTCATTCTCCACGTTGGCACTCTTAACCCGCGTAAAAATTTGGAATTTTTGGTGAAAGTTTTTGCCGAGGTGCGCAAACGAGTCGGGCATCGCTGGAAACTTGTGATTACCGGTCAGAAAGGCTGGTACTACGAAGGCCTCTTTAAATTAGTTGAAAAACTTGGTTTGCAGTCCGCAGTGGTTTTTACCGGCTATATTAACGATCACGATAAGCCACTGCTTTACAACGCGGCCTCGATTTTTGCCTTTCCCTCTCTCTATGAGGGCGCTGGCTTGCCGCCGTTGGAGGCAATGAGTTGTGGTACACCGGTTGTGAGTTCAAACACTTCTTCCTTGCCCGAGATGGTGGGTGAAGGCGGGATCTTACTTTCGCCGACCAATCTCTCGGCGTGGGCGCGCGCTTTAACCAGTTTGATTGCCGACGCGTCTCTGCGGCGTGAGTTGGCTGGCAAGGGGCGAAAACAGGCGCGCCGGTTTAGTTGGGAGCGCACTGCCAAAGAAACAATCCGGATTTATGAAGCAACGTATGCACGCTCTCGCCGCGCAAGTGTAAGATAA
- a CDS encoding flippase, producing the protein MSLAQRVAANTLIQFIGRVVSTVTALVVVASLTRYLGVSAYGDYTTIFAYVSFFGVLADFGFFWIMLREISKEKANEAKIISNVLTLRTIFGILVFLIGFLIALLIPQYTETIKLGIGVIAFAWLWLALNSTFVGVFQRHLRMDQAVLTDLLGRVVILLGVLWVIANQGDLIDILWMYVFGNGLNFLASLVLGRNFVRVQPKFDLAFWSQIIREAWPMGIVLILHVVYFKIDTVMLSLMQSSVDVGIYGAPYKILEVLLTIPAMFLGNVFPTLTQYLASQDERLPRLYQQAFDVLALIAFPLILGTVILAQPILEFVAGAEYVTTSTITWLSLPATGATALQILIIAVGISFFSQFFNYLLIAMGRQRSLILPNLIFVILNVGLNFGMIPILSYIGASLTTVATELAVALLLGWIVWRAAKLRPAFCSLGKIVLSTLGMGVVTWWLREAPLALNLSASIITYGYLSILTGALPQNMLSLILKKKEV; encoded by the coding sequence ATGTCTCTTGCTCAACGAGTAGCGGCTAATACCCTGATCCAATTTATCGGCCGAGTGGTTTCGACAGTTACCGCTCTTGTTGTTGTCGCCTCATTAACTCGCTATCTGGGTGTTAGCGCTTATGGCGACTACACAACGATTTTTGCCTATGTCTCGTTTTTTGGCGTCTTGGCAGATTTTGGCTTCTTCTGGATTATGTTGCGGGAGATTAGCAAAGAAAAAGCTAATGAGGCCAAAATTATCTCGAATGTTCTTACTTTAAGAACCATCTTCGGCATCCTTGTTTTTTTGATTGGTTTCCTGATCGCTCTCTTGATTCCGCAATACACTGAAACGATCAAACTCGGCATTGGCGTTATCGCTTTCGCCTGGCTCTGGCTCGCGCTCAACTCGACCTTTGTTGGGGTTTTCCAACGCCATCTGCGCATGGATCAAGCCGTTTTAACAGATTTGCTCGGTCGCGTTGTGATTCTGCTCGGCGTTTTGTGGGTGATCGCCAATCAAGGTGACTTAATCGACATTCTCTGGATGTACGTTTTCGGCAACGGTCTAAATTTTTTAGCCAGCCTCGTTTTAGGGCGAAATTTTGTTCGCGTTCAGCCGAAATTCGATCTTGCTTTTTGGTCGCAGATTATCCGCGAAGCCTGGCCAATGGGGATTGTGCTGATTCTTCATGTTGTATATTTCAAAATCGATACAGTCATGCTGTCTTTAATGCAGTCAAGTGTTGATGTTGGCATCTACGGCGCGCCCTATAAAATTTTAGAGGTTCTTCTAACGATTCCAGCGATGTTTCTCGGCAATGTTTTTCCAACTTTGACTCAATATCTTGCTTCGCAGGATGAACGTTTGCCACGCCTTTATCAGCAGGCTTTTGACGTCCTCGCTTTAATTGCTTTCCCGCTTATTCTCGGCACTGTGATTTTAGCTCAACCGATTCTTGAATTTGTTGCCGGCGCTGAATACGTTACCACGAGCACCATTACCTGGCTCTCCCTGCCAGCCACTGGTGCCACGGCATTGCAAATTCTCATCATTGCCGTTGGCATCTCGTTTTTCTCCCAGTTTTTTAACTATCTGCTGATTGCGATGGGGCGCCAGCGAAGCCTGATCTTGCCGAATCTGATTTTTGTGATTTTGAATGTCGGGCTAAATTTTGGGATGATTCCGATTTTGTCTTATATCGGCGCTTCGCTCACTACCGTTGCGACCGAATTAGCGGTGGCGTTATTGTTAGGTTGGATCGTTTGGCGCGCCGCCAAGCTCCGGCCGGCGTTCTGCTCACTCGGCAAGATCGTCCTTTCTACCTTGGGGATGGGGGTTGTCACATGGTGGCTTCGCGAGGCGCCACTCGCTCTGAATTTAAGCGCCTCGATCATTACTTACGGTTATTTGAGCATTCTGACTGGCGCCCTGCCGCAAAATATGCTTTCTTTGATCCTGAAGAAGAAAGAAGTGTGA
- a CDS encoding helix-turn-helix transcriptional regulator, with the protein MATISQNIKRIRTKQGLTQDDLAKKADIKYSTLTKIEGGVVTKPSVQTIQKIAKSLGVPMEDLLK; encoded by the coding sequence ATGGCAACAATATCACAAAACATAAAACGAATACGAACAAAACAAGGATTGACGCAAGACGACTTGGCGAAGAAAGCGGACATCAAATATTCTACCCTTACGAAAATTGAGGGTGGCGTTGTTACAAAACCAAGTGTTCAAACAATTCAAAAAATCGCCAAGTCATTAGGTGTTCCTATGGAGGATTTATTAAAATAG
- the ppsA gene encoding phosphoenolpyruvate synthase, whose product MANPVPKVVWFEEVDKTDVDLVGGKGANLGELVQAGIPVPPGFIVTAEAYRKFIQVNKLDRYIQQALTSLDPEDSKTLQAKAQEIQAKILNTPFDRDLESIITERYTELRLRPGGSAYVAVRSSATAEDLPDASFAGQQATFLNVSGGANVAQAVRAAWASLFGARAIYYRSVQKYDHLKVAIAVPIQAMVQSEVAGILFTLDPLTSDKSVITIDAAWGLGEAVVSGSLTPDRYTVQKEPLEILEREVATQTWKISKTEGKGENAHFAVPAEAQTQQKLTDTQILALSELGKQIEAHYQFPQDTEWAIAKNQIFFVQSRPVTTIKKKIPVRSGVEPLPVAEIKTPPLLTGTGASIGIAVGTVRVLKSSEEIDRVKEGDILVAEMTSPDYVPAMRRATAIVTDAGGRTSHAAIVSRELGIPAIVGTGTATHILHEGQTITVDGANGKIYQGAIGLTHEEASKVDSKKHPRDPRTAPKTATKLMVNLATPEKAAEIAKEPVDGVGLLRAEFMIATLGEHPKAMVQTGRRAEYVQKLAAGMTTFARAFHPHPVIYRASDFKTNEYRSLKGGAEFEPHEENPMIGYRGAARYVADPDLFAAELEALQEVRGRGGYENLYLMIPFVRTVDEMKQVKAMVDKSGLTYDRTFRLYMMCEVPSNVIMIEEFLDIGLQGVSIGSNDLTQLTLGVDRDNETLAATFNERDPAVLRSIEHVIQACRKKKVTVSICGQAPSNYPEFTEFLVRRGINSISVNPDVIWKTRELVASVERQLNRTPLATGQ is encoded by the coding sequence ATGGCAAATCCAGTACCCAAGGTTGTCTGGTTCGAGGAAGTTGACAAAACTGACGTTGATTTAGTGGGCGGCAAAGGCGCTAATCTTGGCGAGCTCGTTCAGGCCGGTATTCCGGTGCCGCCTGGATTTATCGTGACGGCCGAGGCCTATCGCAAGTTTATTCAAGTCAATAAGCTCGATCGTTATATCCAGCAAGCTTTAACTTCTCTCGACCCAGAGGATTCGAAAACCCTTCAGGCAAAAGCTCAAGAAATCCAAGCGAAAATTTTGAATACGCCGTTTGATCGCGATTTAGAATCAATCATTACCGAGCGCTATACTGAACTTCGCTTGCGCCCGGGCGGATCAGCCTATGTGGCAGTCAGATCCTCGGCAACGGCCGAAGATTTACCAGATGCCAGCTTTGCCGGTCAGCAGGCGACTTTCTTAAATGTTTCGGGCGGCGCGAATGTGGCGCAAGCGGTTCGGGCGGCCTGGGCGAGTTTGTTTGGCGCCCGAGCAATTTACTATCGATCGGTTCAAAAATATGATCATCTCAAGGTCGCGATCGCGGTGCCGATTCAAGCGATGGTTCAATCCGAAGTTGCCGGCATTCTTTTTACACTCGACCCACTCACAAGTGATAAGTCGGTTATTACGATTGATGCTGCTTGGGGATTAGGTGAAGCCGTTGTGTCGGGTTCGCTCACGCCTGATCGCTACACAGTTCAAAAAGAACCCCTCGAAATTCTCGAACGCGAAGTGGCCACTCAAACTTGGAAAATCAGCAAGACCGAGGGGAAGGGGGAAAATGCGCATTTTGCAGTTCCGGCCGAGGCGCAAACTCAACAAAAATTGACCGATACGCAGATTCTTGCCCTGTCAGAATTGGGCAAGCAAATTGAGGCTCACTATCAGTTTCCGCAGGACACCGAGTGGGCGATTGCCAAGAATCAAATCTTTTTTGTCCAGTCTCGGCCCGTGACAACTATAAAAAAGAAAATTCCCGTTCGTTCCGGCGTTGAACCATTGCCGGTTGCGGAGATTAAAACTCCGCCGCTCTTAACTGGCACCGGAGCGAGTATCGGAATCGCCGTGGGAACGGTGAGAGTGTTGAAATCTTCCGAGGAAATCGATCGTGTCAAAGAAGGCGATATTTTAGTAGCCGAAATGACGAGTCCGGATTATGTGCCGGCAATGCGGCGAGCGACGGCGATTGTAACTGATGCGGGTGGCCGGACAAGTCATGCCGCGATCGTCTCGCGCGAACTTGGGATTCCGGCAATTGTTGGCACGGGCACCGCCACGCATATTTTGCATGAGGGCCAAACAATCACAGTTGATGGCGCCAACGGCAAGATTTATCAAGGTGCGATCGGGCTGACTCACGAGGAGGCTTCAAAAGTTGATTCTAAAAAGCATCCGCGCGATCCCAGGACAGCGCCAAAAACCGCTACTAAACTGATGGTGAATCTGGCAACACCGGAAAAAGCGGCGGAAATTGCCAAAGAGCCAGTCGATGGCGTTGGACTTTTGCGGGCGGAATTTATGATCGCGACTTTAGGCGAACATCCTAAAGCAATGGTTCAAACTGGACGGCGGGCTGAATATGTGCAAAAACTCGCCGCCGGCATGACAACATTTGCGCGCGCCTTTCACCCGCATCCAGTGATTTATCGCGCTTCCGATTTTAAAACCAACGAGTATCGGAGCTTGAAGGGCGGTGCGGAGTTTGAGCCGCATGAAGAAAATCCGATGATTGGTTATCGCGGCGCGGCGCGTTATGTCGCCGACCCAGATCTTTTTGCCGCTGAACTCGAGGCGCTTCAGGAGGTGCGCGGTCGGGGCGGTTATGAAAATCTTTATCTGATGATTCCATTTGTGCGAACGGTCGATGAGATGAAACAGGTTAAGGCGATGGTCGATAAATCTGGCCTGACCTATGATCGTACTTTTCGTCTGTATATGATGTGCGAGGTGCCGAGCAACGTGATTATGATCGAAGAGTTCCTCGATATCGGTCTGCAGGGTGTCTCGATTGGCTCAAACGATTTGACGCAACTCACACTTGGAGTGGATCGGGATAATGAAACTTTAGCGGCCACTTTTAATGAGCGCGATCCGGCAGTTTTGCGCTCGATCGAGCATGTTATTCAGGCGTGCCGGAAAAAGAAGGTCACGGTTTCTATTTGTGGCCAAGCCCCAAGCAACTATCCGGAATTTACCGAATTTTTAGTTCGTCGCGGGATCAATAGCATCTCCGTTAATCCCGACGTAATTTGGAAGACCCGCGAACTGGTTGCTTCAGTTGAGCGGCAACTTAATCGAACGCCACTCGCGACAGGTCAATAA
- the recA gene encoding recombinase RecA produces MTKSSIPDATESQARRQALEVALATIEKQFGKGSITTLSDNRKLDVQVIPTGSLSLDLALGVGGVPRGRIIEIYGPESSGKTTLAMHITAEAQKLGGLAAFIDAEHAFNPEYARNIGLKLEDLLVSQPDSGEQALEIAETLIRSNAIDVIVVDSVAALVPRSEIEGEMGDSQMGVQARLMSQALRKLTAAVSKSKTCLIFINQLRMKIGVMFGNPETTTGGMALKFYSSVRIEIRRTEQLKQGDRVIGNRVRAKVVKNKVAPPFTKAEFEIIFPRGISAAGDILDLGVEHGILEKAGSWFQWGEIKLGQGRDAARAYFENQPPAMTKVRALIIEKVHNQSALSAAPKEETDSVIK; encoded by the coding sequence ATGACCAAAAGTTCGATTCCGGATGCAACGGAATCGCAAGCGCGGAGGCAAGCTCTTGAAGTTGCTTTGGCAACGATCGAAAAGCAGTTTGGCAAGGGTTCAATTACAACCTTAAGCGATAATCGCAAGCTCGATGTTCAGGTTATCCCGACTGGTTCGCTAAGCCTGGATTTAGCTTTAGGCGTTGGCGGCGTGCCTCGGGGCCGCATTATCGAAATTTATGGGCCGGAGAGTTCGGGCAAAACTACACTCGCGATGCACATTACGGCTGAAGCTCAAAAGCTGGGCGGACTTGCGGCTTTTATCGATGCCGAGCACGCCTTTAACCCTGAATACGCGCGCAACATTGGTTTGAAACTTGAAGATTTATTGGTCAGCCAACCTGATTCGGGCGAGCAAGCGCTTGAGATTGCCGAAACCTTGATTCGCTCAAATGCAATTGACGTGATTGTCGTTGATTCAGTTGCGGCCTTGGTGCCGCGTTCAGAAATCGAAGGCGAGATGGGTGATTCACAGATGGGTGTTCAGGCACGGTTAATGAGTCAGGCTTTGCGCAAACTCACCGCGGCAGTTTCAAAATCGAAAACCTGTCTTATATTTATCAATCAACTCCGCATGAAAATCGGTGTGATGTTTGGCAATCCGGAAACAACAACCGGCGGCATGGCGCTCAAGTTTTACTCATCGGTTCGGATTGAAATTCGTCGCACGGAACAGCTTAAGCAGGGCGATCGCGTGATCGGCAACCGCGTGCGAGCCAAAGTTGTCAAAAATAAAGTTGCCCCGCCCTTTACTAAAGCCGAATTTGAGATAATTTTTCCGCGCGGCATCAGCGCCGCCGGCGATATTCTCGATCTTGGCGTTGAACATGGCATTTTGGAAAAAGCCGGCTCGTGGTTTCAGTGGGGTGAAATTAAGCTTGGCCAGGGTCGAGACGCCGCTCGCGCTTACTTTGAAAATCAGCCGCCTGCCATGACCAAGGTGCGCGCCTTGATTATTGAAAAAGTCCATAATCAATCAGCTCTTTCGGCTGCTCCCAAGGAAGAGACTGACTCTGTGATAAAATAG